One Gloeothece verrucosa PCC 7822 DNA window includes the following coding sequences:
- a CDS encoding pentapeptide repeat-containing protein, with amino-acid sequence MNIQELLKRYKAKERDFQGSNLHQANLEGANLQRINLTRADLSGADLSEADLSGACLMQANLTDADLLKAHLVGANLVEINLIGADLREANLSGADLTKADLRCANLTGANLTGANLREVNLDGANLMGANLTDAQIINTDLNMADNLEAGHCGDDMCHTPLPARSPNWVSWSGEKMGQN; translated from the coding sequence ATGAATATACAAGAATTACTCAAACGTTATAAAGCCAAAGAACGCGATTTTCAGGGAAGCAATTTACATCAAGCCAATTTAGAAGGAGCTAACTTACAAAGGATTAATTTAACTCGCGCTGATTTAAGCGGCGCTGATTTGAGTGAAGCTGATTTAAGTGGAGCTTGTTTGATGCAAGCAAATCTAACGGATGCCGACTTACTCAAAGCTCATTTAGTGGGTGCAAATTTAGTAGAAATTAACCTCATTGGTGCAGATTTAAGAGAAGCCAATTTATCGGGAGCCGATCTAACTAAAGCTGACTTACGTTGTGCTAATTTAACTGGAGCTAATTTAACGGGAGCCAATTTGAGAGAAGTCAATCTTGATGGGGCTAACTTAATGGGTGCTAACCTAACAGATGCTCAAATCATCAACACGGATTTAAATATGGCAGATAACCTAGAAGCCGGACATTGTGGAGATGATATGTGTCATACTCCCCTACCAGCGCGTTCACCGAATTGGGTAAGTTGGTCAGGGGAAAAGATGGGTCAAAATTGA
- a CDS encoding HlyD family secretion protein, translating to MKPEPLTNNSIQLESSPVSNGKKTQLERNPQQSSQTTYEDQIESTSSIASEGNETKLKPNEQKNLPIKNEDTVTFKDPGLEEDPQQNQEKNPLKSLVKRGLMLLITLSLFGVGGLWGWRWWQFGQTHVTTDNAQIQGHLSPISAKISATVQQVLIEDGDPVEAGQILIILEDQDLNLKIQQAQANLRAAQAHLKTARDTVSVTRQTNPTQVQQAQSKLASSQSAVSAEQANVHQMQAKVETEQANVAQAQTLVNKTLADFRRYEFLYEQGAVSAQQFDTARAAYEDARSHLAATNKTVAQAQAEVKNAQAQLKQAQAQVEAARGQVAETQVSGQTVTVQTDQQQEAQAQVEQAKAALALARQQLKYTLIKSPIKGTIGQLTAQMGQKVQPEQPLLSVVPLQTERVYVQANFKETQLGKLHIGQPADIEVDAYPQEKFHATIAGISPATGASFALIPPDNATGNFNKVVQWVPVRLVFNRNADPQHKLRPGLNVKVTVNTAKDKR from the coding sequence ATGAAGCCAGAACCATTAACAAATAATTCAATCCAGCTAGAATCATCCCCTGTATCCAACGGCAAAAAGACTCAATTGGAACGAAACCCTCAACAATCTTCACAGACGACCTATGAGGATCAAATTGAATCCACCTCATCAATAGCCAGCGAAGGTAATGAAACAAAATTAAAGCCCAACGAACAAAAAAATCTCCCTATAAAAAACGAAGATACTGTTACATTTAAAGACCCGGGCCTTGAAGAAGACCCGCAGCAAAATCAAGAAAAAAATCCTTTAAAATCTCTTGTTAAACGAGGCTTGATGTTACTGATCACCCTTAGCCTTTTTGGTGTGGGGGGTCTATGGGGTTGGCGATGGTGGCAATTTGGACAAACCCATGTCACCACTGATAACGCCCAAATTCAGGGACATCTATCTCCCATTTCTGCTAAAATTTCTGCCACTGTTCAACAAGTTTTAATTGAAGACGGTGACCCGGTAGAAGCCGGACAGATTTTAATTATACTTGAAGACCAAGATTTAAATCTGAAAATACAACAGGCACAAGCCAATTTAAGAGCGGCTCAAGCTCATTTAAAAACCGCTAGAGATACAGTCAGCGTTACTCGTCAAACCAACCCAACGCAAGTGCAACAAGCTCAGTCTAAGCTCGCCTCAAGTCAGTCTGCGGTTAGCGCCGAACAGGCTAATGTTCATCAAATGCAGGCAAAAGTTGAAACCGAGCAGGCAAATGTCGCTCAGGCCCAAACACTGGTGAACAAAACCCTGGCCGACTTCCGCCGCTACGAATTTCTTTACGAACAAGGGGCCGTTTCAGCACAACAATTTGATACAGCGCGGGCGGCCTATGAAGATGCTCGCTCCCATTTAGCCGCAACTAATAAAACCGTTGCTCAAGCACAAGCCGAAGTTAAAAACGCTCAAGCCCAACTCAAACAAGCACAGGCTCAGGTAGAAGCCGCCCGAGGGCAAGTAGCTGAAACCCAAGTATCCGGGCAAACGGTAACCGTGCAAACCGACCAACAGCAAGAAGCACAGGCGCAAGTGGAACAGGCTAAGGCGGCTTTAGCCCTTGCCCGTCAACAGTTAAAATACACGCTGATTAAATCTCCCATTAAAGGAACCATTGGTCAATTGACAGCACAAATGGGGCAAAAAGTCCAGCCCGAGCAACCTTTATTATCAGTAGTTCCTTTACAAACCGAGCGGGTATATGTGCAAGCAAACTTTAAAGAAACGCAATTAGGCAAGTTACACATCGGGCAACCAGCAGACATTGAAGTGGATGCTTACCCACAAGAAAAGTTCCACGCCACAATTGCAGGTATTAGCCCCGCAACCGGTGCAAGTTTTGCTCTGATTCCTCCGGACAATGCTACGGGGAACTTTAATAAAGTCGTTCAATGGGTTCCCGTCCGCTTAGTCTTTAACCGCAATGCCGATCCCCAACACAAGCTTAGACCCGGATTAAACGTTAAAGTCACGGTAAATACAGCCAAGGACAAGAGGTAA
- a CDS encoding DHA2 family efflux MFS transporter permease subunit yields the protein MATNQFSSKTKLSKKSKDLVYDAGGYVQGPRKWAIAVTASLGAILEVIDTSIINVALTDIQTTLGATITEIAWVATGYAIANVILIPLSAWLGDFFGKKTYFVFSMVGFTFASVLCGLSPNLAILVIARILQGLFGGGLLAKAQAILFESFPPAEQGVAQSVFGVGVIAGPAIGPTLGGYLTDNLGWRWIFFINLPIGLVAIAMSMIFLRPDPPKVNKTQQPVDWWGIALLAVSVGSCQAFLEEGERNDWFESSFITTLAITGVVGLVLFIWRELNIKAPAVDLRVLKHKSLAAGSLYSGILGMGLYGALFAVPLFAQGVLGFSATQTGDLLAPGALASAIVMIILGKMSGKVDARILIGLGAVGTSAVMFNLATITPQTGTDDLFWPLVWRGATTVLMFLPLSLACLGPIPKQDISAASGFYNLSRQLGGSIGIAILTTLLQQREAFHQTILLAKLTPYDLETHERLKVLTSLFMSRGSDAGSAHQQALASLQQLVNIQAAILSFADIFRFVGLIFLCSLPLLLFLGKGGASSKAPAAH from the coding sequence ATGGCTACTAATCAATTCTCGTCAAAAACTAAACTCTCAAAAAAATCAAAAGACCTGGTTTATGATGCCGGTGGATATGTTCAAGGCCCTCGGAAATGGGCGATCGCCGTGACGGCCTCATTAGGGGCAATTTTAGAAGTCATCGATACCAGCATCATCAACGTTGCTTTAACCGATATTCAAACCACCCTCGGAGCAACTATTACAGAAATTGCTTGGGTCGCTACAGGTTACGCCATCGCTAATGTGATTCTTATTCCTCTTTCAGCTTGGCTAGGGGATTTTTTCGGCAAAAAAACCTATTTTGTCTTTTCTATGGTGGGTTTTACCTTCGCCTCAGTGCTGTGTGGTTTATCCCCCAATCTCGCTATCCTGGTTATTGCCCGAATACTGCAAGGATTATTTGGCGGTGGACTATTAGCCAAAGCGCAAGCAATTCTCTTTGAAAGCTTTCCTCCCGCCGAACAAGGCGTAGCTCAATCTGTGTTTGGTGTTGGTGTGATTGCCGGACCGGCCATCGGCCCGACTTTAGGCGGCTACCTTACGGATAATCTCGGGTGGCGATGGATCTTTTTTATCAATCTCCCCATCGGGTTAGTGGCCATAGCGATGTCGATGATCTTTTTACGTCCTGATCCTCCCAAAGTGAACAAAACTCAACAGCCCGTCGATTGGTGGGGAATTGCCTTATTAGCCGTCTCGGTGGGCAGTTGCCAAGCTTTTTTAGAAGAAGGAGAAAGAAATGATTGGTTTGAGTCGAGTTTTATTACTACCCTAGCCATTACGGGCGTAGTGGGATTGGTGCTGTTTATTTGGCGAGAACTGAATATTAAAGCACCGGCGGTTGATCTGCGAGTGTTGAAGCATAAATCTCTGGCAGCCGGTAGTCTTTACTCGGGTATTTTAGGGATGGGACTTTATGGGGCCTTGTTTGCTGTACCGTTATTTGCTCAAGGGGTACTCGGATTTTCGGCCACACAAACCGGCGATTTACTTGCTCCAGGTGCTTTAGCTTCAGCGATTGTGATGATTATACTCGGTAAAATGTCAGGTAAGGTAGATGCCCGCATTTTAATTGGTCTTGGGGCAGTGGGTACCTCCGCCGTTATGTTTAATCTAGCAACCATCACTCCTCAAACCGGTACTGATGATTTATTTTGGCCGCTGGTTTGGCGTGGTGCAACAACGGTTTTAATGTTTCTGCCTCTGAGTCTGGCCTGTTTAGGCCCTATCCCAAAACAAGATATTTCTGCCGCCTCGGGTTTTTATAATTTGAGTCGTCAACTGGGCGGGAGTATTGGAATTGCTATACTAACTACTTTGCTCCAGCAGCGAGAAGCATTTCACCAAACCATCTTGCTGGCAAAACTCACTCCTTATGATTTAGAAACTCATGAACGACTGAAGGTTCTTACGAGCTTATTTATGAGCCGGGGTTCGGATGCCGGTAGCGCTCATCAACAAGCCCTTGCATCGCTTCAGCAATTGGTCAATATCCAAGCGGCGATTTTATCTTTTGCTGATATTTTTCGCTTTGTGGGTCTTATATTTTTGTGTTCTTTACCGTTATTGCTATTTCTAGGTAAAGGAGGAGCCAGCAGCAAAGCACCAGCCGCCCATTAA
- a CDS encoding alpha/beta hydrolase yields MLMALKNQLKRGIWLGLILLTLGITLSVVFNPYTNLNIQTLTIINKNQEKIVGKLYTPKMAKVPLPVVILCHGITNSKQHSHLLAVEFARSGLAAIAFDFGGFGESYSLEKSKNLLEQLSVTTQEDTQAIFDYIQTNNRLFDLNKIAIVGHSMGGNTALIFSQNHPNIKSTVSLSFGSEVNHNFPSNLLFAVGLYEELNPIRQLKEVFKSALPSQVECNYMEICGDFASGTARQFLISPTADHFTAPFDPYLIEKIILWTIKALNLTNTQVLSLKIHSFIIAQLCVFIGSLIWGIHCLYNKPLWSRSLGILILILWLSSNSKILDADWSSLVIYFLAILLFLTNYANQNKHLFIKKIKIASLYVGLFLTIIFIITVFSNIPEIVSRPHYLIDLPRFFIQFVFFISYNFILKIRLVLTPNYSYSLSISWLFGILLMIETLFPTKILNFLEFISISIINWLRQPFRLGLGRLSRQEGITLALLGIVLTIIIIIRWREGLLREALEMPNIFGILLIKTVFLPIFLIVSTLRSRWFHHLEASV; encoded by the coding sequence ATGCTGATGGCACTAAAAAACCAACTTAAGCGGGGAATTTGGCTAGGGTTAATTTTGCTAACTCTGGGGATTACCCTAAGTGTAGTATTTAATCCTTATACTAATCTGAATATACAAACCCTAACAATTATCAATAAAAATCAAGAAAAAATAGTAGGTAAACTTTATACGCCAAAGATGGCTAAAGTCCCTTTACCGGTAGTGATATTATGTCATGGCATTACTAATTCTAAGCAACACTCTCACTTATTAGCTGTAGAATTTGCTCGTTCAGGACTAGCAGCAATTGCGTTTGATTTTGGGGGATTTGGCGAGTCTTATTCCTTAGAAAAATCTAAGAACCTACTTGAACAGTTAAGCGTTACCACTCAAGAAGATACTCAAGCTATTTTTGATTATATTCAAACCAATAACCGACTATTTGATCTTAACAAAATAGCTATTGTTGGTCATTCAATGGGGGGAAATACCGCTTTAATATTTTCTCAAAACCATCCAAATATTAAATCAACTGTATCCTTGAGTTTTGGGAGTGAAGTCAATCATAACTTTCCATCTAATTTATTATTTGCAGTTGGCTTATATGAAGAATTAAACCCTATTCGTCAATTGAAAGAAGTTTTTAAATCAGCGTTACCTTCCCAAGTAGAATGTAATTATATGGAGATCTGCGGGGATTTTGCATCAGGAACGGCTCGTCAATTTCTGATTTCTCCTACTGCCGATCATTTCACTGCCCCATTTGATCCTTATCTAATTGAAAAAATTATTTTATGGACAATAAAAGCTTTAAATCTAACTAATACTCAGGTTTTATCCTTAAAAATACATAGTTTTATTATTGCTCAACTTTGCGTTTTTATAGGAAGTTTAATTTGGGGCATTCATTGTCTTTATAATAAACCTTTATGGAGCCGAAGTCTCGGAATTTTAATACTAATTCTATGGTTATCAAGTAACAGCAAAATTTTAGATGCTGACTGGAGTAGTTTGGTCATTTATTTTTTAGCTATCTTGTTATTTTTGACTAATTATGCTAACCAAAATAAACATTTATTTATAAAAAAAATCAAAATAGCTTCATTATATGTCGGATTATTTCTAACAATTATTTTTATAATTACTGTTTTTTCAAATATTCCAGAAATCGTCTCTCGTCCTCATTATTTAATTGATTTACCAAGATTTTTTATCCAATTTGTTTTTTTCATAAGTTACAATTTTATTTTAAAAATACGATTAGTTTTAACGCCTAATTATAGCTATAGTTTAAGCATTAGTTGGCTATTTGGTATTCTTTTAATGATTGAAACGCTATTCCCTACAAAAATATTAAATTTTTTAGAATTTATAAGTATTAGTATAATTAATTGGTTGCGTCAGCCATTTAGATTGGGGTTAGGTAGGTTATCTCGTCAAGAAGGAATAACTTTAGCATTATTAGGTATAGTTTTAACTATAATAATTATCATAAGATGGCGAGAAGGTCTGCTAAGAGAAGCATTAGAAATGCCAAATATTTTCGGTATTTTGTTGATAAAAACGGTTTTCTTACCGATATTTTTAATTGTGTCAACCCTTCGCTCCCGTTGGTTTCACCATTTAGAAGCTAGTGTTTAA
- a CDS encoding NYN domain-containing protein, whose amino-acid sequence MNQTSDLLVSMSESIYQTLVETHQHHPDWFQNKFKSYSWQNPEFKDKFITRLVEKFSPTEEWDTVILKLIALLTNIFLPIFFKSQLFTRLISKLNQLSSSHQNSSPLSDEGLAVLLLDAENLSLEEKIERLLERLSSYPLKVKLAVANWRSLGKKDEELKQRGYVLIHVPSGKNNADLEMIALGDSVFLHSCLVKEVFVCSCDKDLDPLIKRLIQNDLIVHRVSRKADEIVVVDPKTQKIHKYSISSLPDIPSLQDFIPLLKKIILEEQKKQEKQWLLLSEVSKVFKEKTGLHISQIVNYLLPGKRARDIFIEFKEDFVIHQIGEKSELYVTVFEKEKSSVSPVESAKISEVFQVLSSQELLKIAVVGIVKVLSEQSKQEYIPIANVASEFNKQYNLPITKAIKTFQLGNKLITFLKSCEQLKLKQKQKLYQVALK is encoded by the coding sequence ATGAATCAAACCTCTGATTTACTCGTCTCTATGAGTGAGTCTATTTACCAAACTCTGGTAGAGACGCATCAACACCATCCTGATTGGTTTCAAAACAAGTTTAAGTCTTATTCTTGGCAAAACCCTGAGTTTAAAGATAAATTTATCACGCGGTTAGTGGAAAAGTTCTCTCCCACTGAAGAATGGGATACGGTTATTCTTAAACTTATTGCTTTACTGACTAATATTTTTTTACCGATTTTTTTTAAGTCCCAATTATTTACTCGGTTAATTAGCAAACTTAATCAATTAAGTTCTTCTCATCAAAACTCCTCTCCTTTATCCGATGAGGGGTTGGCGGTTTTGTTGTTGGATGCTGAAAATTTATCTCTTGAAGAAAAAATAGAACGATTATTAGAGAGACTTTCTTCTTATCCTTTAAAAGTTAAGTTAGCTGTGGCTAATTGGCGCAGTCTGGGCAAGAAAGATGAAGAACTTAAACAACGCGGCTATGTTCTAATTCATGTGCCGAGTGGAAAAAATAATGCCGATTTAGAAATGATTGCTTTAGGCGACTCGGTTTTTCTACACTCTTGTCTCGTTAAAGAGGTTTTTGTCTGTTCGTGTGATAAAGATTTAGACCCTCTAATTAAGCGGCTTATCCAAAATGATTTGATTGTACATCGAGTTTCTCGAAAAGCTGATGAAATAGTTGTTGTTGATCCTAAAACTCAAAAAATTCACAAATATTCAATAAGTTCTCTGCCGGATATTCCCTCACTTCAGGATTTTATTCCACTCCTGAAAAAGATTATTTTAGAAGAACAAAAAAAGCAGGAAAAGCAGTGGCTTCTCTTGTCCGAAGTTTCTAAGGTCTTTAAAGAAAAAACAGGACTACATATTAGTCAAATTGTTAACTATCTTTTACCAGGTAAAAGGGCAAGAGATATTTTTATAGAATTTAAAGAAGACTTTGTTATTCATCAAATTGGTGAAAAATCTGAACTTTATGTAACTGTGTTTGAAAAAGAAAAAAGTTCTGTTTCGCCTGTAGAAAGTGCAAAAATTAGTGAAGTTTTTCAAGTTTTGAGTTCCCAAGAATTACTCAAAATAGCAGTGGTCGGAATTGTTAAGGTTTTAAGTGAACAATCCAAACAGGAATATATTCCCATTGCCAATGTTGCCTCTGAGTTTAACAAACAATACAACCTGCCGATTACTAAAGCTATTAAAACTTTTCAATTAGGGAACAAGCTGATCACTTTTTTAAAATCTTGTGAACAGTTAAAATTGAAACAAAAGCAAAAACTTTATCAAGTGGCTTTAAAATAG
- a CDS encoding M12 family metallopeptidase yields MTEILQIGSSQLEQLIKRIENIESKLGIQRESKDATHPANEALKYCSLPKVPPQTFNSNVSLDRVRLIQLISKKWVNGTKLRYYFFEKGDYAAGNDQKDIVRQGFEEWKKVGIGIKFEEVRSMSEAEIRIGFLQGDGAWSYIGRDILTIPKQGERTMNFGWDLRTDPRRVDVPVHEIGHTLGFPHEHQNPFAGIVWNEEAVYRYFGGPPNKWDRETTFFNILQKLAPGEVQGTQWDPNSIMHYAFAAGLIDRPEQYRNGLNPAGGLSERDLQQAKFFYPPLDESSYPELKASHSEVLSLAPAEQKNFVINPPATQSYTIQTFGKSDTVMVLFEDINGDLKYVDGDDDSGTDTNAQINVRLYKGRRYVLRIRLYSNFSTGETSVMFW; encoded by the coding sequence ATGACTGAGATTTTACAAATCGGCTCTTCTCAACTTGAGCAATTAATAAAACGAATTGAAAACATTGAAAGCAAGCTGGGAATCCAACGCGAGTCAAAGGATGCGACGCATCCAGCTAACGAAGCACTAAAATATTGTTCACTGCCAAAAGTTCCGCCACAGACATTTAATTCGAACGTGTCGTTGGATCGTGTGCGGCTGATCCAATTAATCTCAAAGAAGTGGGTCAATGGGACAAAATTACGTTATTATTTTTTCGAGAAAGGTGACTATGCGGCAGGAAACGACCAGAAGGATATTGTCCGGCAGGGATTTGAGGAGTGGAAAAAAGTAGGGATTGGCATCAAGTTTGAGGAAGTTCGAAGCATGAGCGAGGCAGAGATACGAATCGGATTTCTGCAAGGAGATGGAGCTTGGTCTTATATTGGGCGTGATATCCTCACTATTCCTAAACAAGGCGAGCGAACCATGAATTTCGGCTGGGATCTTCGCACTGATCCCCGTAGAGTAGATGTTCCAGTTCACGAGATCGGTCACACATTGGGTTTCCCTCATGAACACCAAAACCCGTTTGCAGGTATCGTATGGAACGAAGAGGCCGTTTACAGATATTTTGGTGGGCCTCCCAATAAATGGGACCGAGAGACAACGTTTTTTAATATTCTCCAAAAGCTTGCACCCGGAGAAGTCCAAGGCACACAGTGGGACCCCAATTCAATTATGCATTACGCTTTTGCGGCAGGACTCATTGACCGCCCCGAACAGTATCGCAACGGATTAAACCCTGCCGGCGGACTTTCTGAGCGAGATTTGCAGCAGGCAAAATTCTTCTATCCCCCACTTGATGAATCAAGTTATCCAGAATTAAAAGCTTCCCATTCGGAAGTTCTTTCGCTTGCTCCTGCTGAACAAAAGAACTTTGTGATCAACCCTCCTGCCACCCAAAGCTATACAATTCAGACGTTTGGAAAATCGGATACAGTCATGGTTCTTTTTGAGGATATCAATGGTGACCTGAAGTATGTCGACGGCGATGACGACAGTGGCACAGACACTAATGCACAAATCAATGTTCGGCTTTATAAAGGTCGGCGGTATGTGCTGAGAATTCGTTTATACTCTAACTTTTCTACTGGCGAAACCTCAGTAATGTTTTGGTAA
- a CDS encoding Hsp70 family protein has product MSYAIDFGTSNTVITRWNPVTQQPETINLLGFSQQLGDNPPLIPSLVYVEDASQGKVIVGQTIRDRGLDLTNDARFFRSFKRGIGAPIQGFLPELDEKVVTFEMVGEWFLNSLIGQLQPETSQTPNSLVLTVPVDSFETYRHWLTQVCQGWNIEQVRIIDEPTAAALGYGTTDESLLLVVDFGGGTIDLSLVQLDLGTKQKSQGFILKWGEKLLGTSSGQKAKLARVLAKAGANLGGSDLDYWLVDYFHQTQDLPKSPLTTRLAEKLKIQLSSQTEATEVYFNDETLDSYELELNRQQFEEILRQQQFFAQLDELMTQVLQQGRRNGIEVSDIDAVLLVGGTVQVPSVQKWVREYFEESKIKCDRPFEAIALGALQLAQGFQVKDFLYHSYGIRYWNSRRNCHSWHSIIKSGQPYPMSEPIELVLGASVDNQPSIELIIGELGAETGATEVYFDGDRLITRAVGGGDTVVQPLNDREGARTIARLDPLGYPGSDRVKIQFWIDERRNLRINVEDLLTQQYLLTNQIVAQLS; this is encoded by the coding sequence GTGTCCTACGCTATCGATTTCGGAACGAGTAACACCGTTATCACCCGTTGGAACCCCGTTACCCAACAACCTGAAACCATTAATCTTTTAGGATTCTCTCAACAATTGGGAGACAATCCTCCGTTGATTCCTAGTTTAGTTTATGTCGAAGATGCGAGTCAGGGTAAAGTCATTGTAGGACAAACGATCCGAGATCGCGGTTTAGACTTAACTAACGATGCGCGATTCTTTCGCAGTTTTAAACGAGGGATAGGGGCACCCATTCAAGGGTTTTTACCCGAATTAGATGAGAAAGTGGTCACCTTTGAAATGGTGGGAGAATGGTTTTTAAATAGCCTGATTGGACAATTACAACCAGAAACCTCTCAAACCCCTAATTCCTTAGTGTTAACTGTTCCGGTGGATAGTTTTGAGACTTACCGTCATTGGTTAACTCAAGTTTGTCAGGGTTGGAATATTGAACAAGTCAGAATTATTGATGAACCCACTGCCGCCGCGTTAGGGTATGGGACAACCGATGAAAGCTTGTTGCTAGTGGTAGATTTTGGCGGCGGAACCATTGATTTATCTTTGGTACAGTTGGATTTAGGAACGAAACAAAAGTCTCAGGGGTTTATTCTCAAATGGGGAGAAAAATTATTAGGGACGAGTTCAGGACAAAAAGCCAAACTTGCTAGGGTGTTAGCCAAAGCCGGAGCGAATTTGGGAGGCAGTGATCTAGATTATTGGTTAGTAGATTATTTTCATCAAACGCAAGATTTACCGAAATCTCCTTTAACCACTCGTTTAGCAGAAAAATTAAAAATACAATTATCTTCCCAAACAGAAGCGACAGAAGTGTATTTTAATGATGAAACTTTAGATAGTTATGAGTTGGAATTAAACCGGCAGCAGTTTGAGGAAATCCTCAGACAGCAACAATTTTTTGCTCAACTTGATGAATTAATGACGCAAGTGTTGCAACAGGGAAGACGCAACGGCATAGAAGTATCAGATATAGATGCTGTGTTGTTAGTGGGGGGTACAGTGCAGGTCCCATCGGTGCAAAAATGGGTGAGGGAGTATTTTGAGGAAAGTAAAATTAAATGTGATCGTCCCTTTGAGGCCATTGCTCTTGGGGCTTTACAGTTAGCACAGGGATTTCAAGTCAAAGACTTTCTCTATCACAGTTATGGTATCCGTTACTGGAATAGTCGCAGAAACTGTCACAGTTGGCATAGCATTATTAAATCAGGGCAACCTTACCCCATGAGTGAACCGATCGAATTAGTTTTAGGAGCATCAGTAGACAATCAGCCTTCGATTGAATTAATTATCGGAGAATTGGGTGCAGAAACCGGAGCAACAGAGGTTTATTTTGATGGCGATCGCTTAATCACTCGTGCGGTTGGGGGAGGAGATACCGTAGTACAACCCCTTAATGATAGAGAAGGGGCGCGGACAATTGCTAGATTAGATCCTTTAGGGTATCCCGGAAGTGATCGCGTTAAAATTCAATTTTGGATCGATGAGCGGCGAAATTTACGAATTAATGTAGAGGATTTGTTAACACAGCAATACTTATTAACCAATCAAATTGTCGCCCAGCTAAGTTGA
- a CDS encoding L,D-transpeptidase has product MIKSHSHNTLFFSGKAVLASLLLTLTTVGMGLTPLPSLAQSPQDTINEKIVALKASENRWIEIDLSSQRLIAWEGKKPVYAVIVSTGKKETPTLPGVFNVKIMRSLDRMRGPDYDVPNVPYAMYYQGGYAIHGAYWHNKFGTPVSHGCINVAVDHAEWLYKWSSIGTPVVIHD; this is encoded by the coding sequence ATGATCAAGTCACACTCACACAACACTCTATTTTTCTCTGGGAAAGCAGTCTTAGCAAGTCTGTTACTGACTTTAACAACGGTTGGGATGGGATTAACTCCTTTACCCAGTTTAGCCCAATCGCCGCAAGATACTATCAATGAAAAAATAGTGGCCCTCAAAGCCTCAGAAAATCGATGGATAGAAATCGATCTATCTTCTCAAAGGTTAATTGCTTGGGAAGGGAAAAAGCCGGTTTATGCGGTGATTGTTTCCACAGGTAAGAAAGAAACTCCTACCCTTCCGGGTGTCTTTAATGTAAAAATTATGCGTTCTTTAGATCGGATGCGGGGACCGGATTATGATGTTCCTAATGTTCCTTATGCCATGTATTATCAAGGCGGCTATGCGATTCATGGGGCTTACTGGCATAATAAATTTGGCACGCCGGTTAGTCATGGTTGTATTAATGTAGCGGTTGATCATGCTGAATGGTTGTATAAATGGTCTTCTATAGGAACGCCGGTAGTCATTCATGATTAA
- a CDS encoding TetR/AcrR family transcriptional regulator, whose translation MTNLSPGKTQTRDRLIKAAIEVFAAEGITGATTREIARVAEVSEVTLFRHFPSKEQLLATVAEQIKTLEIQALSQQEEWTQDLWRDLLHYAQLYDQMIEKYEALIRMFIGEAKRHPQEALQVFQQSILPLREKLIKYLQNGIERGTVRSDLECPLAVDQFTGMLLAGMLRRHVSSIPRDYTPEHYLEACVELFVRNIQASVSSNSLS comes from the coding sequence ATGACTAATTTATCACCAGGAAAGACACAGACACGCGATCGCCTAATCAAAGCCGCTATCGAAGTTTTTGCCGCCGAGGGAATCACAGGAGCAACAACCCGTGAAATTGCGCGTGTAGCGGAGGTAAGCGAAGTCACCTTATTTCGACATTTCCCGAGCAAAGAGCAACTTCTAGCAACGGTAGCTGAACAGATCAAGACATTAGAAATACAAGCCCTTAGCCAGCAAGAGGAATGGACACAAGATTTATGGCGTGATTTGCTGCATTATGCCCAACTTTACGATCAGATGATCGAAAAATACGAAGCACTGATCCGAATGTTTATCGGCGAAGCCAAGCGTCATCCCCAAGAAGCGCTGCAAGTCTTTCAGCAATCTATTCTGCCTCTACGAGAAAAGCTGATCAAATATCTTCAAAATGGGATAGAACGAGGAACTGTTCGCAGTGATCTAGAATGTCCCTTAGCCGTCGATCAGTTTACGGGAATGTTATTAGCTGGAATGTTACGCCGCCACGTCTCATCGATTCCTCGTGATTACACTCCTGAGCATTATTTAGAAGCCTGTGTAGAGTTATTTGTTAGGAATATTCAAGCCTCGGTTTCCTCGAATTCATTGAGTTAA